The window AGATAAGCTCTATCAAGACTCGTAACAGTAGTATCTGCCAAAACAGACAATCCTTTATCAGTAATCACAAACCTGCTACGCCCAGTTTTCTTTATTAAGCCAGCCTTCGTAAGGTATGTTTTTGCCCAAGCCGCTCTATAAGCAAACTTAGTACGGTTTTTGTTGTTATTTGGCATCCTTTCACTACGGTCTTCTTCTGATAACCGGAGAATATCTGCAAGGGGTTCTATTAAATCATTTATATTCTTTTCCTGCCTGTCTTTCGCAAGCTCAAGCATCGGATACATAATTACATCATAAGAAGGAACTGGCATAACAAACTCCATTTGCTTATACATTTCTCATTATTATATAAGTTCTTACACAAAACATCAACTTTATCATTGCTAATTACATGAAGTTCCCATTTCAGTGCGAAGAGACTTCGAAGAACTTGTGGGAAAAGTTTTTTGCTCGAACAGGAGATAAAAAGACCTCTGTATGTAATCTCAAATAGCGACTCCTGACGGATAAATGGCGGATATGGCGGATAAATGGCGGATATTAAAATATCAATTTGCTCTGAGTTTGTGTATACTTACCTAAACAGCCTAAAGGAGGAAATGATGCTTAGTCGTGTCTGGAAAATTAAGATCACATCTTTCCTTTTGACGTTATACATCGGCTTTTTTCAGTTGGAACTTCCGGATATGCCATCAGATACCATTGAGGATAAAATTGCGAATGTGCTTTTCGGGTTGATACTCGGTCTTATGACATACGGGTTTTCCAACATTGTTGTGCGGATATCTTTTGCAGTTTTCGAATTTTTCAGAGATGCGGTCTCTGGTCAGAAATCTGCCTGAACATTAAAATTTCCCGCTTGCATTTCCTGTTCAGTAGGATAGAGTTGGAGGATGGAAAGAGACGAAGCGTACATAAAACCGGTGACTGTGGCGGTAACGGCCGCAATCGGGATATTCAAGATATTTCCGCTGGTTAAGGGGTTTATGCCCAATGGTGGGTCGGGAATGTGGCTGATGGCTTCCGTGCTGTGCTTTGTCGCCTATTTCTTCCTTTATCCATTGGTAAAATTCCTTTCAGCAGTCCTCATAGGCTTTATCGGCCTTTTCAGGAAACAACCGCCACGTCTGTAAAAATTCACCTCATTGTTTCCGTATCCAATTTGACATTTGTCGAAAATATGGGGATAATTGGAAGAGGTGCAGGATGCGAAAATTTTTACTTATCTTATCAGTTCTTTCTCTTCTGTTCGCATACGGGTGCGGCGCAGAGGATGTTCTGACAGTCAACGACAACAGCGGCAGTTCCGAACAGGATTCGAACATGACCGCCGTGAATTTCGACAACGACTCAACCCTGAGAGGCACATACAAAATAGTGTATGCCAGAGTTTCGTGCAGTAACTCGGTTGAAGTTGAATCCACTGATATTCTGACCAGTTCGTTCAAGTCCTACTATGCATATGACGGTGTTTACAGCTATTTTGACCTGTATCTGAAATATGCGGGCAACGTTGTTCTGGACGAAGCGGAGAAATCTCTCGGTTCCTTATCCGTTGCGGACTATCTGACAACCATTGAGCAGACAGGCCCTTATAATTTCAGGGTATATTACACCAACCTGCCTGTGGGCGGCGGCGTTACCTGCTCAGAAAGATTCGATTTCATGAAGCTGAGCGACAGCATCAGAAGTCAGTATTTCAGAGTGATGACCCAGACAGTGATCACCGATCCGGCGAAAGATGCCGAAAAGGCTCCCTTTGTTCCGATGCCTAAAAATATTCTGCCTCAGCAGTGACATATCAATAAAAAACCCCTTCTTTCCGGAAGGGGTTTCTTACTTTTTTCAGGTGTATCAGCAAATGAGGGATAGTTATATGTATCTCTCTATCAGCCCGTTCATAAGGCTGATGAGTTTTTCCGTCTCCTGTTGAAGACTGTTCAGGTCGTCCGTAACGTTCTCCCCTCTGGCTATTCTGGATTTCATCCTTTCCGCCTGATCGTGGAGATTACGGTGCACCGAGTCTATTTCGGAATAGTAGGGGTCGCTGCCGAAAGTTTCCCTGCCCGTGCCTCTGTAGAATGCTGTGAACTCACATGAGTCATAGCCGGGGATGTTTATGGGCTGTTTATACATTGCGCCGTGATAGATGTTTTTCATCATCAGAACATGGCTGACCTTAGCATGGATTATGGGCAGAACGGCCGACTGGAGGGTGAACTTTTTCAGTTCCTTCTCAGATTCGTCCAGAAGCCCGACCACTGTCTCAACGCCGCCCACCATGGTATCTATGCCGCCGGAGTTGGCATCGCTCATTCTGGCCACTTCGTCAATATTCGCCGCAATCTGGGTCATAGCCGCCGACTGCTGCTGAACGGATGAGGATATATGGGTCATGATGGAGCTGAGATCCTCGACTGACGACTGGATGGTGGCGAATTTTTCGTTTGCCTCGTTCACCTTGCTCAGCTGAACGTTAACCTTGCTCATCATGTCTTCGGCTTTGTCCACAGCATTCTGAACCTTGCCCTGCATGGCCTTTACCACCGTGGATATGTTCGATGCGGATTCGTTGGTCTTCTCGGCCAGCTTGCGAACCTCGTCTGCGACAACAGAGAATCCTCTGCCCGCTTCGCCCGCTCTTGCGGCCTCTATTGCGGCGTTCAGAGCCAGCAGGTTTGTCTGCTCGGTTATGTCGGTGATAACCATAACGATATCGCCGACCTCTCTTGATGAGTTCAGAAGCTCTGTCATCTCCGTTGCAAGCACGTTAACAATTCCGCCCACCTCGGTTGATATGGCCGTTGTCTCCTGCATTACCGCCAGACCTTCTTTAGACATCATAAGTGTGTGTTCGGCCTTAACGGACGAATCGCTTATGTTTTCTGCGGAATCCCGCACAGTGGTGCTTATCTCTTCGCTGGCGGCGGCGACTTCGCCCGCCAGTCTCATTGTTTCGTTGTTCATCTGCTTGATCTGCATTGTGGTCAGTGTCAGCGGGAGCACCTGTTCCATTATGTTCGAAATGGACTTGAAAGTATGCAGAATGTCCGTGCCGATGATATGCATGAACTTGTTGTAGCGGTCGGATATCTCGCCCATTTCGTCGTTTGACTTAATGTCCGATTCCAGACTCAGGTCAAGGTTCTCCGATGCTTGCACTATTGTGTCCTGAAGCTTGCCCACGTTCCGGATGACCAGACGGGTCACAAGGAAGTAGATGCAGAATATCAGCAGTGCGCCGCTCAGCATAACGAAAATATCCGATATCAGCGACATACTCTGAACGTTGTTCAGGGATTTGCGGCTCAGCTTGACATAGTAGTAGGAGTTGATGGAGCCTTCCTCCCAGTCGGTGTGACAGCGGAGGCAGTAGCCGATTGTTTTAACGGGGAACAGGTATACGTTGTTGTCGTCCTCGGGGTGCATGTCCTCTTTGTCGGTGAGGATTGACGGATCTTTTTTGGTTTTCACCAGTTCCTGCTGAGATGAATAGGAGATGGTTCCGTCGGGCTGCACCAGAGAGAACTCGGTGACATCCTCATACTTGCCTATCTCCTCGATAAGGTTGTTGAAGGTCATCATGTTCCCTTTTTTCAGGGCGTCGAAGGTGGACATGTATATCATGTCCTTGAGGTAGTTCATATATCTGTTGAGTGATTTTTCCACCATGTGCAGTTTGATGCTTTCGAAGACTATTGTTCCGAAGATGGTGAAAGCGATGATTATCACCGTTGCGATGGCCATTTTATGCTTGAGTGACAAGCGGTATCCCTTCTGTGCGTTCATCATTTGCCGCCCCTCCCGAGTACATTCTTCTTAAAGTCGTTCCACGGAAGGTCTTCGATGTTCCGTGACTCATAATAGATGTTCTCTTTGAACGGCCATTTCTCGTTGACACAGCCCACGCAGGGGGTGTTGCTCTCAACGCAGACGTTCACGCCGCCGTTCCATCTTCTGGTGGGGCAGTCGGATTTTGTTATAGTTCCCCTGCATCCTTTTTTCAGCAGACAGGAGTGCTTGTCGGTGTTGAAGTCTTTAAGGTATATATCCTGCGAGAAATACTGGAATCTGTGGCAGTTGTTGTGGATAAGGTCGCCGAAGTATTTCACGGGGATATTGTTTTTCATTTCCGGCAGTCTGCCTGTGGCAACAATATATGCCACTGTGCCCATGAGCCTGTCGGGCTGTATGGGGCAGCCGGGTATTTTTATCAGGGGTTTGTTGATGCCCACCTGACGCATATACTGGGCGATGTCTATCGAACCTGTTTCGTTTCTGCCTGAGGCGGGTATGCCGCCGGAGCAGGCGCAGGTTCCGCAGGCAACGACGGCGGATGCCTTCTCAAGATGTTTTTTCAATGCGTTGTAGAGGGGCTCTTCGCCCAGCAGACAGGCTTTTTTCATTCTGGCGGGGATACTTCCCTCCAGTACCAGAACGTGGCCTCCTGCGGATGTCACGCTGTCCAGCAGCTGCATGTATCCGTGCCCCTGACTGAAAGACAGGTTGGGGTGCACCTGAACACGCACCAGACGTGTGACAAAATCTATGAAGTCGGTTTCGTTGCCGTATGTCATTGAGACTGTGCAGCCGGTGCAGCTCTGCCCCTGAACGAAAGCTATCTGGGGACGCTTTGAGGCCGCTATCTTCATGAAACCTTCCGCTATGTCCGCCGCAAAAATCTCCGCACCGAACACAGCAACTGATATATCTCTGCATCTTTTTATGAAATCTCTTCTGCTCAGCATGTTCTTCACCTCAATGTACCGAGCAGGCGGTGCAGGGGTCATAGCTTCTGATAACTCTGCCCACCTCAATTGAGCCGCTCTCGCCGCCGAAACGCACCGGAGTGCCCAGAATGGATTTTTCCGCCACGCCGTGCTTCCCGCCCGCTGTGGGGCCGAAGTTCCATGTGGAGGGGACTATCATCCTGTAGTCTGTTACTTTTCCGTTGTATGCCTTTATGTGGTGCACCAGAGCACCTCTGGCCGCCAGCGAAAAGCCTATGCCTTCGCCTGTGACGTTTGCCTGAAGGTCAACGTGGTTGATTGTGGATTTGCCTATGACAAACTCCTCGGAACGCTCGAACAGATAGTTGCAGAGCAGACGTGATTCGTATGCCCTTGCCAGAAGTCTGCCCATCACCGATGAGCGGATGGACGACTGACCGAAACGTGCCAGAAACTGCCTGAATCCCTGATCGTTGTTCACAGCCATTCGGGCGAGGGGGCCTGTTTCAAGGGGGAATCCGTTGTATCTGGGAGCTTTTATCCAGCTGTATGCGCCCTTTGCGGACTCGTTTGGGCTTCCGTCGGGGTTATAGAACGATGAGTTCAGAAGTTCCTTTACCTTTTTATAGTCAAAGGGCTGTTTCTGCCCGTCAACGATAACGCCGGAGTTGAACAGCCAGCCTTTTTTCGATTTGAGCGATGTGTGGGCATAGAAGGTGTTGTATGCCTCGCCTATCCTGAAATATTCCGGATAGCGTTCCGCCAGCACCATAACGTCGGGGATGAAAGAGTTGTTCACGAAATCCGCCGTTTTTGTGAGGACGTGGTAGTACTTCATCAGAGTGTCGGTGGTTATCTCCGTTGTAATCCCTCCGGGGAGCAGAGCATGGATGAACGGAACCTTGCCGCCTATGAGAGCCAGACCGGATGCCGCTTCGGCACGGATCTTCAGTGCCTCGAAATAGTGGAGGGCAAAGCGTCGTGCCACCTCTTTGTCTCTGATATAGTCGCCGGGAGTTTTGTTTATGACGAACATTGTACCCGACGAGCTTATCCAGTCGGATATGTTTTTAAGGTTGGCGTCTCTGCCGGAATAGCCTGCCGCCGCCGCATAGTCAATGTAGTCCGGTGAGCAGAGATTATAAAAATGAAGAAGGTGATCTGTTACGATATGAAGACCAAGAATCATGTCCCTGAGCACCTGACCGTTTGCAGGCGGGGTGACCTTGAATATCTGCTCAAGAGCCATTACGGAGGAGATTCCGTGTACCTCGTGGCATACACCGCATATCCTCTGGGCAATTCGGGCTGAATCCACAGGGTGACGGTTGAAAAGAAGTCTTTCCATACCGCGGTACATATTTCCGGCGATCCTGACCTTGGAGACTCTCCCGCCCTCCACAGCCGTTTCGACGCTCATGTGACCCTCAATGCGGCTGACGGGGTCAACAGACAATAAAGTAGACATAGTTGTCCTCTGAATTTGGATTACCAATAAAAAAACAAATAAGTATAAGTCTGTATTTATTATGAACTTAGGTCAATAATGGTTAATCAATGTCTATATAGAAATTTAGTTATAATTATTTCAACCATTTGTCAAGAACATATATAGCTAAATTCAATAAGAGGATGTGTGGTTTGTTTAATAACTTACCTGAAATGGTAGTGCCGCACTACCTGATTTAGTATTGAACATCAATCACTAATAATAACTATATCTGAACATATGAGTGAAATTTATTAATATCTTATGTTTTCAGAATTTTCAATTTCATATGCTTCGACAGGATTAGTTTAAATTAGAAATTTGAATAGATAAAATCTATGTAATTAATAAATTTGGTCGTCATAAATATAAATGAATATTTTTTAAGTTTTTGTCTTGACATAGGGGGCAGATTTTAATATAAAAATACCTCGCCGCGGGTATAGCTCAGTTGGTAGAGCGCGACCTTGCCAAGGTTGAGGTCACCGGTTCGAGTCCGGCTACCCGCTTCTTTTAAGCTCTGCATTTTTGCAGAGCTTTTTTTTCGTCCTTTTTCAGTTGCCGCCTCCCTGCGGCACATACCGGTTTCACTCCTTCGGTTCAAAGGCATCAGCTATAGCCTTCACCACATTGTTGTGGACAGGCTTCTCTTTCGGCTTCATCTGGTGGTGGTTTGCGATCAGTCTTTTGATCTGTTCGTGGAACGCATTGTCATCACTGTTGTGCCCGCCCGGGAAAAAAGAAATAATGGAACAGTTAAGCGCACCTGCTATTCTTTCCAAACTGAGAATAGTCAGATTGCTTTTCCCGCATTCAATTTCGGAGATGGTTGTTGTGTGCAGATCTGCCATTTCTGCAAGTTTCTCCTGAGAAAGCTTTTTCTGCTTTCTAATCAGTTTTACCGTTTCCCCGATATGCAGTAAAAGTGTTGAGTTTTGTATGTTTTGCTTGCTCATAGACTAATGTATAAGCGTTATCAGAGATATATCCAATAGGATAAATCCTATGATATTTGCTTTGACAACGCCTTTATGCTGTGCCTATACTGTTCAAGTGCAAATTAGTTGTTATTTTGTTAACCGTTGAATTGTGCTTACGTTAATAGACTGAAATGTCTTGTTTAACTTTAAATTAATATTATTAGGGCTTAAATATGTCTGGATATTTTAACAGTTTCATATTTCATCCATTATCGCATTGTCATTCAATGGCAAATGCAATCAATTATGCGCAAATGTTATTAATTCCTGTTTTCGACATTTTTGTTATAAATGAAATTATTATATGTTATTACTTGTGTCATTATCTAAATATCAAATATGGCTTGTTGCCTAACGTGAAGAAAATTGAGGGGGTGATAAATGTTGAAAAACATGAAATTGTCGAAAAAACTTCTTCTTGGTTTTGGCGTGGTGCTCGGTCTGCTGGTGGTTATCAGCCTTCTGAGCTTCAGCAAAATGCTGTCCATTTCAAAGCAGGTTGAAAAGCGTGATATGTATTCAAAGGTTGAAGAACTGCTGTATGAAGCGAGGCTGAACCAGACAAAGTTCATTATGAACAATGACGACAGCTTCATTGATGCTGTTTTGAAAAATCTGGACGATGCGGTCAGGATTTCCGATGTGGATCTGGTTAAATATGCCGGTGTGCAGGATGCAGAAAGGCTGAAGGAGATAACCGGAAAAATAAGCGGTTACAGAGACAACTTCAACAGCTACGTAGGCGAGGTCAGGAAACAGCGGGAACTGCGCATTCATCTTAACGAGTCTGCTGAGAACGTTTTTACCATAGCCGACAGCGTCGGTTCGGACAGTATAATCAAAAATCTTCTCCAGATGCGGCTCTATGCTTTCAGATATATCATGACTCAGACGGACGATCTTTTCAGCGGTCAGCAGGCGAGTTATAAAAAAGCTCACGACATCGCTCTTGCCGGAGGGGATTCGGCGGAGATGAAAAAGCTGACGGCTTCTCTTGAGGAGTACGATGCAGATTTCCACAATCTTGCGGACAGCCTGAAAAAACAGCATGAATATCAGAAAGTGCTTATTGAAAGTGCGGTAACGGCGCAGAAGATATGCGCCGAGGCTTCGGGAGTCGAAAGGGCGGCAATGGACGCATCCATAAAAACCGCAATGGTCTTTGTGGGCATCTTTTCGCTCATAGCGGTTATAAGCGGAATAGTTATCGGACTTATAATAACAAGGTCGGTCACAGTACCTATGAACAAGGCTGTGGTGTTTGCCAACTCTCTGGCCGACGGAGATTTCACGGTGGAGCTTGACATAAGGCAGAAGGACGAGATAGGCCAGTTTGCGCTTGCACTGGAAAACATGAAACACAGGCTGAAAGGGGTCATAGAGGGGATCGTGCATTCGTCAAACTCGCTCGCATCAGGCAGTACGGAGCTGGCGGGCACAACGGAAGAACTCTCCGCAACCTTCACCGACCAGACAGGACAGGTCAGCGGGGTGGCTTCGGCGGTTGAGCAGATAAGCGCATCATCCTCGCAGGTGCTGGTATCCATAAACGATGTCACAACAAAGTCGAAAGCGGCGAAGGAACTGACCGACGAAGGAAAAACATGCATCCTGACTGCAAACAGGGTGATGAACCATATTCAGGAGAGCGTGGGCAGCCTCACCAGAACTGTTGACGGACTTGAGAAGTCGTCTCAGGAGATAGGCAGCATTCTGCTTGTGATAAACGATATAGCCGATCAGACGAACCTGCTGGCTCTTAATGCGGCCATAGAGGCGGCGAGGGCAGGGGAACACGGCAGAGGTTTCGCCGTTGTTGCGGACGAGGTTCGCAAGCTGGCGGAGCGCACCCAGAAGTCAATTCAGGAGATAGAGCAGATTATTTCAACCTTCATAGTGGAAACCTCAAAGACAAACGAAGATATGCAGAGCGCAGGACACAGCGTTTCGGAAGGGGTAGAAAAGCTGGCCACCACTGATGATATTTTCAAAAAGATAGTCAGGGCGGTTGAAGAGATAAACAGCGCAAGCCTGATGATCACCTCCGCCGTGGAGGAGCAGGTTTCTGCGATAAACAATATTAATGATAACACTCAGGTGATCTCATCGGGGCTGGAGCAAAGCTCGGCTGCTCTGGTTCAGGTCAGTGCGACCATCTCCGACCTGCAAAGGCAGGCCGACGAGCAGATGAGCGTCACCGGAATGTTCAGGATAAACTGAGGCCGCACCGTACATTAAACACCGATGGATAGACTCAAAATGGTCTCGGTTTTCAGGGGCTTGCCTGCAGCAGGCCCCTATTTCTTCATTTTGCGCCGCTCGGTGACCGCTATTCCGCCTATCCCCCAGTTGTCGGTATCCACTTCGTCGATAACAACAACCGTTGTTTCGGGGTTCTTGTTCAGAACATCCACAAGCATCTGGGTTGCCCTTCTGATAAGCTCGTCCTTCTGCTCCTTGGTAACGCCCTCTTTTGTTATCTTGATGTTTACATACGGCATATACTGCTCCTTTTATATATGATGCATCCCGCTAAAAGGATTATTATTGAAACTGCGCACAAAGCGGAAGCCGCCAGAAGCGAAATTGAGAAATTCCCCGTCTTTTCCGCCGACCAGCCCGCCGCCGCAGGGCCGATCATCTGCCCCACGCTGAAAGCCACCGTCACCAGACCTATTGCGAAAGCAGACCTTGAGCCTGCCAGTTTTTTTGCGAACCCCACCGTCAGAGCCACTATGCCCAGAAAGGTCGCTCCGTACATTCCCGCCGCCAGAAACAGCACGGGAGCCGAAGAGGACACCGCAGGCAGTGCACAGCTTATCCCCAGAAAGACATATGCAGGGATGAGATTCTTCAGAAATCCTGTGCGTCCTGCGTTCAGCGTGAAATAGACAATTCCCGGCACTGCGCACAGTCCGGTTATCATCCACGCCCAGTAGCCGCTGAACCCCGCCTGACCTATGATCAGCACCAGAAAAGTGCCTGAGACGATGTAGGCCATTCCCATGAGGAAATAGGCCGCAGAAAGAAAATATATGTAGGG of the Seleniivibrio woodruffii genome contains:
- a CDS encoding methyl-accepting chemotaxis protein, which gives rise to MMNAQKGYRLSLKHKMAIATVIIIAFTIFGTIVFESIKLHMVEKSLNRYMNYLKDMIYMSTFDALKKGNMMTFNNLIEEIGKYEDVTEFSLVQPDGTISYSSQQELVKTKKDPSILTDKEDMHPEDDNNVYLFPVKTIGYCLRCHTDWEEGSINSYYYVKLSRKSLNNVQSMSLISDIFVMLSGALLIFCIYFLVTRLVIRNVGKLQDTIVQASENLDLSLESDIKSNDEMGEISDRYNKFMHIIGTDILHTFKSISNIMEQVLPLTLTTMQIKQMNNETMRLAGEVAAASEEISTTVRDSAENISDSSVKAEHTLMMSKEGLAVMQETTAISTEVGGIVNVLATEMTELLNSSREVGDIVMVITDITEQTNLLALNAAIEAARAGEAGRGFSVVADEVRKLAEKTNESASNISTVVKAMQGKVQNAVDKAEDMMSKVNVQLSKVNEANEKFATIQSSVEDLSSIMTHISSSVQQQSAAMTQIAANIDEVARMSDANSGGIDTMVGGVETVVGLLDESEKELKKFTLQSAVLPIIHAKVSHVLMMKNIYHGAMYKQPINIPGYDSCEFTAFYRGTGRETFGSDPYYSEIDSVHRNLHDQAERMKSRIARGENVTDDLNSLQQETEKLISLMNGLIERYI
- a CDS encoding HAMP domain-containing methyl-accepting chemotaxis protein, yielding MLKNMKLSKKLLLGFGVVLGLLVVISLLSFSKMLSISKQVEKRDMYSKVEELLYEARLNQTKFIMNNDDSFIDAVLKNLDDAVRISDVDLVKYAGVQDAERLKEITGKISGYRDNFNSYVGEVRKQRELRIHLNESAENVFTIADSVGSDSIIKNLLQMRLYAFRYIMTQTDDLFSGQQASYKKAHDIALAGGDSAEMKKLTASLEEYDADFHNLADSLKKQHEYQKVLIESAVTAQKICAEASGVERAAMDASIKTAMVFVGIFSLIAVISGIVIGLIITRSVTVPMNKAVVFANSLADGDFTVELDIRQKDEIGQFALALENMKHRLKGVIEGIVHSSNSLASGSTELAGTTEELSATFTDQTGQVSGVASAVEQISASSSQVLVSINDVTTKSKAAKELTDEGKTCILTANRVMNHIQESVGSLTRTVDGLEKSSQEIGSILLVINDIADQTNLLALNAAIEAARAGEHGRGFAVVADEVRKLAERTQKSIQEIEQIISTFIVETSKTNEDMQSAGHSVSEGVEKLATTDDIFKKIVRAVEEINSASLMITSAVEEQVSAINNINDNTQVISSGLEQSSAALVQVSATISDLQRQADEQMSVTGMFRIN
- a CDS encoding helix-turn-helix domain-containing protein produces the protein MSKQNIQNSTLLLHIGETVKLIRKQKKLSQEKLAEMADLHTTTISEIECGKSNLTILSLERIAGALNCSIISFFPGGHNSDDNAFHEQIKRLIANHHQMKPKEKPVHNNVVKAIADAFEPKE
- a CDS encoding 2-hydroxymuconate tautomerase family protein encodes the protein MPYVNIKITKEGVTKEQKDELIRRATQMLVDVLNKNPETTVVVIDEVDTDNWGIGGIAVTERRKMKK
- a CDS encoding hydrogenase small subunit, with protein sequence MLSRRDFIKRCRDISVAVFGAEIFAADIAEGFMKIAASKRPQIAFVQGQSCTGCTVSMTYGNETDFIDFVTRLVRVQVHPNLSFSQGHGYMQLLDSVTSAGGHVLVLEGSIPARMKKACLLGEEPLYNALKKHLEKASAVVACGTCACSGGIPASGRNETGSIDIAQYMRQVGINKPLIKIPGCPIQPDRLMGTVAYIVATGRLPEMKNNIPVKYFGDLIHNNCHRFQYFSQDIYLKDFNTDKHSCLLKKGCRGTITKSDCPTRRWNGGVNVCVESNTPCVGCVNEKWPFKENIYYESRNIEDLPWNDFKKNVLGRGGK
- a CDS encoding nickel-dependent hydrogenase large subunit, whose product is MSTLLSVDPVSRIEGHMSVETAVEGGRVSKVRIAGNMYRGMERLLFNRHPVDSARIAQRICGVCHEVHGISSVMALEQIFKVTPPANGQVLRDMILGLHIVTDHLLHFYNLCSPDYIDYAAAAGYSGRDANLKNISDWISSSGTMFVINKTPGDYIRDKEVARRFALHYFEALKIRAEAASGLALIGGKVPFIHALLPGGITTEITTDTLMKYYHVLTKTADFVNNSFIPDVMVLAERYPEYFRIGEAYNTFYAHTSLKSKKGWLFNSGVIVDGQKQPFDYKKVKELLNSSFYNPDGSPNESAKGAYSWIKAPRYNGFPLETGPLARMAVNNDQGFRQFLARFGQSSIRSSVMGRLLARAYESRLLCNYLFERSEEFVIGKSTINHVDLQANVTGEGIGFSLAARGALVHHIKAYNGKVTDYRMIVPSTWNFGPTAGGKHGVAEKSILGTPVRFGGESGSIEVGRVIRSYDPCTACSVH